The Halobacillus amylolyticus nucleotide sequence GAGTGTTGTATGAAGTATCGAAAAGCTCATCTGTTCAGATTAATGGATGAAGAGAAATATTTAAAATCCGGAGATCAACAAGGGAATTTTCAGTTGGGCGAAACACCTGTGGCAGGAGTGATCTGCTACGACATCCGTTTCCCTGAATGGATCCGTACCCACATGCTTGAAGGAGCTCGCGGGCTGTTCGTCGTCGCCGAATGGCCGAAATCACGTGTTGCGCATTGGCGCAATCTATTAATCAGCCGCGCCATTGAAAACCAGTGCTTCGTCATTGCCTGTAACCGTGTTGGAGCAGATCCCAACAATGAATTCGGTGGCCATTCGATCGTAGTAGATCCATGGGGTACAGTTGTCGGTGAAGCGGGTGAAAATGAAGAAATTCTAATGGTTGAGGTTGACTTTTCAAGAGTAGAGGCGATCCGTGAACAAATTCCTATTTTTCAAGATCGGCGACCAGACCTGTATAAGTGATTCGCGGCTATTCACCCAAAAAACGCGGCTATACTGGGATTTTAACGGCCAATTTAAAAGTTCCGCGGCGAAAGTGGAAAAAGCCCGCGGTTTGCGGGCTTTCCTTATTTTTGGCAAGCAAAGACAAGAAACAATGGAATACGCTTCCGTCTCTTATACTCTTCCTCCTTACTAAAGTTCTCTTTCCTTGGCCCACATTCGCTTACATCCTGAATCATAAACCCTGCAGCTTTTATTAACCTGAAGTATTCTTCAAATGTCCGGTGATACTTCACTACCTTTTCATTGATCCACGGTTCCACACGTTTTCCGCAGTCAAAATAATCATCGACGATCCAATCCGTCTTTCGTGCTGTTTGCTCAGCACTCGCTTGAGAAGAAGTTAATAGTGGATGCTGGACGCTGAAAAGAAATCGGCCTTTTTCATGAAGAGCATGATGGATTTGCTCAAGAATGCGTTCGAGTCTTTTTATGTAATGGAATGAGACTCTTGATACAATTACATCATAATGATCAAGAGGATACTCCCATTGCTCCATAGAAGAATGAAATACTTTCCCTCTTGTTCCAGCGAGGTTCAAAATAGCCTGCTCTGCCATTTTACGAGACCCCTCCACCCCTTCATATGATAAACATCCCTGCCTAAGCAGCTCTACACCGAATTGGGCATCACCACATCCGAGGTCAAGAATCCTTTTCTGACTAACATCGCCGAGTAACTCCATAAAAGCTGGGTATTCCATCGTATTATTAGGACTCTCTTCACGGTTTCTTCTTGCTAAAAAATTACTGAAAAACTGCTCATTGTCGTATACTGACGAACCTTTATACTCCATAGGAGGCCTCCTTTAACGGATAAAAAATTGAATTTCGCAGTTATATCCTGAAAGTCGCGAATACCGCATTCTCTCCCTCTCTTCAAAACGCTTTATCTTGATAGAAGTAATTCGGTGTATCCATTCGATCCTCAAATGACTGGTGAAAGATGTCCGTTGACGCTGGTGACATCGGAGGGACAAGCCATTTCCAATCACCTGTCGCTTCACGGCCGCATTTCGCTTCTTTATTTTGAAAAAGTTGGAACTGTTGGGCAGCTGTGTGATGATCGACGATGCTTACTTTATCTGTTTTATATGAATAAAGTACGGCCTGATTCAGTTCTACAAGGGCACGGTCTTTCCAAAGGGAGGCATGACGTCTGATATCCAACCCCATTCCTTCTCCAACTGGTGGCAATAGGTTGTAACGAGAGTCGTCAGCTAGATTTCTTGCCCCAATTTCAGTTCCCATATACCATCCGTTAAAAGGAGCCGCGGTATATTCCAGACCGCCAATTTCAAGACACATATCCGAAATAAACGGAACGGCATACCATTTTAGCCCAAGGTATTCGAACCACTCATACTCAGGATGACGAAGCGGGACTTCGAGCAC carries:
- a CDS encoding carbon-nitrogen family hydrolase, producing the protein MTTNLAIIQMDIAYGDPAVNRRQARTHIKEAVAKGGEVILLPEMWTTGYDLSRFDEIAETLDGPTHQLLAELAENHQVTIASSIAEREGEDFYNTFVVYDKNGECCMKYRKAHLFRLMDEEKYLKSGDQQGNFQLGETPVAGVICYDIRFPEWIRTHMLEGARGLFVVAEWPKSRVAHWRNLLISRAIENQCFVIACNRVGADPNNEFGGHSIVVDPWGTVVGEAGENEEILMVEVDFSRVEAIREQIPIFQDRRPDLYK
- a CDS encoding class I SAM-dependent DNA methyltransferase codes for the protein MEYKGSSVYDNEQFFSNFLARRNREESPNNTMEYPAFMELLGDVSQKRILDLGCGDAQFGVELLRQGCLSYEGVEGSRKMAEQAILNLAGTRGKVFHSSMEQWEYPLDHYDVIVSRVSFHYIKRLERILEQIHHALHEKGRFLFSVQHPLLTSSQASAEQTARKTDWIVDDYFDCGKRVEPWINEKVVKYHRTFEEYFRLIKAAGFMIQDVSECGPRKENFSKEEEYKRRKRIPLFLVFACQK